The segment TGGACATCGACCTGAGCATCCTGCGCATGCTGGAGCGGGAGAAGGAGATCTCCTTCGAGGTGCTGGCCGAGGCCATCGAGCAGGCCCTGCTGACCGCCTACCAGCGCGCCACCGAGTCCTCGCACCCTGCGCGCGTGGAGCTGGACCGCAAGACCGGTCACGTCACCGTCTGGGCGCGCGAGATCGACGAGGACGGCACGGCCGGTGCGGAGTACGACGACACGCCCCAGGGCTTCGGCCGGATCGCGGCGACGACCGCCAAGCAGGTCATGCTCCAGCGGCTGCGCGACGCCGAGGACGAGATCAAGTTCGGGGAGTTCGCCGGCAAGGAGGGCGACATCATCTCCGGGATCATCCAGCAGGGGCGCAACCCCGACGACGTGATGGTCGACCTCGGCAAGATCGAGGCCATCCTGCCGGTCAGCGAGCGCGTGCCGGGGGAGAAGTACGTCCACGGCGAGCGCATCAAGTGCCTGGTCACGTCGGTCCGCAAGGGCATGCGCGGCCCCCAGATCACGCTCTCCCGGTCCCACCCCACCCTGGTCAAGAAGCTGTTCGCGCTCGAGGTGCCCGAGATCGCCGACGGCACCGTGGAGGTCGCCGCCATCGCTCGCGAGGCCGGTCACCGCACCAAGATCGCGGTGCACTCGACCGTCCCCGGCGTGAACGCCAAGGGCGCCTGCATCGGTCCGATGGGTCAGCGCGTGCGCAACGTGATGAGCGAGCTGCACGGCGAGAAGATCGACATCGTCGACTGGGCCGAGGACCCCGCTGAGCTCGTTGGGCACGCGCTCTCGCCGGCCCGGGTCACGTCGGTGGAGATCGTCGACCTGGCCGCTCGCTCGTGCCGGGTGGTCGTGCCCGACTTCCAGCTCTCCCTGGCCATCGGCAAGGAGGGGCAGAACGCCCGCCTCGCCGCCCGGCTCACCGGTTGGCGCATCGACATCCGTTCGGACGAGGCGCCCGCGCCGGAGTAGCCCCGGCCCCCGCGACCGCCCAGTTCGTAAACCAGTGGCCGCACCGGCTAGAGTGGAGGTCAGTGGCCACCACGTCTGACACCCCTGCGCCCGGACCTGTCCGGACATGTGTGGGTTGTCGGGCGAAGGCCGCTGCGAGCGAGTTGCTGCGCGTGGTCGCAGGCTCGGACGCCGAGGGCAGACCCGCCCTGGTGCCCGATCCGGACCGCCGGGCACCCGGCCGCGGGGCGCACGTCCACCCCACGCCCGAGTGTTGGCAGCTCGCGGTGCGACGCCGAGCACTTCCCCGGGCCCTCCGCTCGAGCGAGGGGCTCAGCGCGGCGCCGGTGGCCGACCACCTCGCCGAGATCCACCAGTCCGATTCACCGCAGCACCGACCAGAAACTGGAGCACGCAGCTCATGAGCACTCGATGAGTAACTCGTAATGAGTGTGCACACCCACTAGCTGTTCCGTTTCCCCTCTCCTTCTGGGGTCACGGACCAGAAGGAGACAGAAACAACCGTGGCAAAGACCCGAGTCCACGAACTCGCCAAGGAGTTCGGAGTCGAGAGCAAGTTCGTTCTCGAGAAGCTCAAGGAGATGGGGGAGTTCGTCAAGTCGGCATCGTCGACTGTCGAACCGCCCGTCGAGATGCGCTTCAAGAAGCAGTACGGCGACGAGCTGAAGGCCGCAGCGGCCGCAGCCCCCGCCGAGACTGCGGCGCCGGCCGAGAAGCCTGCCGCCAAGAAGGCCGCGCCCAAGCCCGGCCCCAAGTCCGCACCGGCCCCCGCTGCCGTCGAGGCCCCCGAGGTCGCCGAGGTCGCTGAGGCCCCCGCGGCTCCCGAGGCCCCGGCCGAGGCGCCTGCAGAGGTCGCGGCCCCGGCCGCCGAGCCGGCGGCCCCTGCTGCCCGGCCCGGCCCGAAGCCCGGTCCGAAGGCGCCGGCCGCCGAGCCGAAGGCTCCGCCGGCCGAGCCCGAGGCACCTGCTGCCCCGGCAGCGAAGGCCCCGAGCCCCGCACCTCGTCCGGTCGGTCGCCCCGGCGCCCCGCGCCCGGGCAACAACCCGTTCGCCCCGAGCCAGGGCATGGGCCAGCGCCCCGCCCCGCGCACCGGTGGCGACGACAGCCGTCCGCCCCGTCCGCCGGCTGGCGGCGAGGGCCGTCCCGGCATGCCGCGCCCCAACCCGGCGATGATGCCGAAGTCCCCTGCGGCCTTCGGTGCCGGTCCGGGTGGTCGTCCGGCCCGTGGCGGTCCCGGCGGCGGTCCCGGTGGCGGTCCCGGCCGTCCGGGTGCCCCCAGCCGCGGCGGTGCTCCGGGTCGTCCCGGCGCCGGCGCCCCCGGTGGTGCTCCCGGTCGTCCCGGTGGCTTCGGCCCGTCCGGTGGCGGTCGCCCCGGTGGCGGTCGTCCCGGCCAGCGTGGCCAGACCCAGGGTGCCTTCGGTCGCCCCGGTGGCCCCTCGCGTCGTGGTCGCAAGTCGAAGCGCGCGCGTCGTCAAGAGTTCGAGGCCATGGACGCCCCGACCCTGGGTGGCGTGCGGGTCCGCAAGGGCAACGGCGAGACCGTGCGTCTCCCGCGTGGCGCCTCGCTGACCGACTTTGCCGAGCGCATCAACGTGGACGCCGCTGCCCTCGTGCAGATGCTGTTCTCGCTCGGCGAGATGGTCACTTCGACCCAGTCGGTGGGTGACGAGACGTTCGAGCTGCTCGCCGAGGAGCTCAACTACGTCGTCCAGATCGTCTCTCCCGAGGACGAGGACCGCGAGCTGCTCGAGACGTTCGACCTCGAGTTCGGTGCCGACGAGGGCGACGAGTCCGACCTGGTCATCCGTCCGCCGGTCGTGACCGTCATGGGTCACGTCGACCACGGAAAGACCAAGCTCCTCGACGCGCTGCGTGACGCCAACGTGGTCGACAAGGAGGCCGGTGGCATCACCCAGCACATCGGTGCCTACCAGGTCCACACCGAGGTCGACGGCGACGACCGTCGCATCACCCTCATCGACACCCCGGGCCACGAGGCGTTCACCGCCATGCGTGCCCGTGGTGCCCAGGCCACCGACATCGCGATCCTGGTCGTCGCGGCCGACGACGGCGTCATGCCGCAGACGGTCGAGGCGCTCAACCACGCCAAGGCGGCCAACGTGCCGATCGTGGTGGCGGTCAACAAGATCGACAAGCCGGAGGCCGACTCCACCAAGGTCCGTGGCCAGCTCACCGAGTACGGCCTGATCCCTGAGGAGTACGGCGGCGACGCGATGTTCGTCGACGTCTCGGCCAAGGCCGGGCTCAACCTCGACAAGCTGCTCGAGGCCGTCGTCCTCACCGCCGACGCGTCGCTCGACCTGCGCGCCAACCCCGACCAGGACGCCCAGGGCCTCGTGGTCGAGGCGCACCTCGACCGCGGTCGCGGTCCGGTCGCCACGGTGCTCGTCCAGCGCGGAACGCTCCGCGTGGGCGACTCGATCGTGGCCGGTCCGGCCCACGGTCGTGTGCGCGCCATGCTCGACGAGCACGGCCAGGAGATCACCGAGGCCGACCCGTCGCGTCCGGCGATGGTGCTGGGTCTCTCGGCGGTGCCGGGTGCGGGCCAGAACTTCATCGTGGTCGAGGACGACCGCATGGCCCGCCAGATCGCCGAGAAGCGCGAGGCGCGCGAGCGGGCGGCCATGCAGGCCAAGCGTCGCGTGCGCCGCAGCCTCGAGGACTTCATGGCCTCCATGGAGAAGGGCGAGAGCCAGGAGCTCAACCTCATCCTCAAGGGCGACGTGTCCGGTTCGGTCGAGGCGCTCGAGGACGCGCTGTCGCAG is part of the Nocardioides cavernae genome and harbors:
- the infB gene encoding translation initiation factor IF-2, translated to MAKTRVHELAKEFGVESKFVLEKLKEMGEFVKSASSTVEPPVEMRFKKQYGDELKAAAAAAPAETAAPAEKPAAKKAAPKPGPKSAPAPAAVEAPEVAEVAEAPAAPEAPAEAPAEVAAPAAEPAAPAARPGPKPGPKAPAAEPKAPPAEPEAPAAPAAKAPSPAPRPVGRPGAPRPGNNPFAPSQGMGQRPAPRTGGDDSRPPRPPAGGEGRPGMPRPNPAMMPKSPAAFGAGPGGRPARGGPGGGPGGGPGRPGAPSRGGAPGRPGAGAPGGAPGRPGGFGPSGGGRPGGGRPGQRGQTQGAFGRPGGPSRRGRKSKRARRQEFEAMDAPTLGGVRVRKGNGETVRLPRGASLTDFAERINVDAAALVQMLFSLGEMVTSTQSVGDETFELLAEELNYVVQIVSPEDEDRELLETFDLEFGADEGDESDLVIRPPVVTVMGHVDHGKTKLLDALRDANVVDKEAGGITQHIGAYQVHTEVDGDDRRITLIDTPGHEAFTAMRARGAQATDIAILVVAADDGVMPQTVEALNHAKAANVPIVVAVNKIDKPEADSTKVRGQLTEYGLIPEEYGGDAMFVDVSAKAGLNLDKLLEAVVLTADASLDLRANPDQDAQGLVVEAHLDRGRGPVATVLVQRGTLRVGDSIVAGPAHGRVRAMLDEHGQEITEADPSRPAMVLGLSAVPGAGQNFIVVEDDRMARQIAEKREARERAAMQAKRRVRRSLEDFMASMEKGESQELNLILKGDVSGSVEALEDALSQIDVGDEVSLRVIDRGVGAITETNVDLAAASDAIIIGFNVRPQGKASQMADKEGVEIRYYSVIYQAIEEIEAALKGMLKPIYEESTLGQAEIREIFRSSKAGNIAGCMVTSGLIRRNAKVRILRDGAVVADNLDLSSLRREKDDASEVREGFECGLVLRNFQDIKIGDIVEAFEMREIART
- a CDS encoding YlxR family protein, with protein sequence MGCRAKAAASELLRVVAGSDAEGRPALVPDPDRRAPGRGAHVHPTPECWQLAVRRRALPRALRSSEGLSAAPVADHLAEIHQSDSPQHRPETGARSS
- the nusA gene encoding transcription termination factor NusA, producing the protein MDIDLSILRMLEREKEISFEVLAEAIEQALLTAYQRATESSHPARVELDRKTGHVTVWAREIDEDGTAGAEYDDTPQGFGRIAATTAKQVMLQRLRDAEDEIKFGEFAGKEGDIISGIIQQGRNPDDVMVDLGKIEAILPVSERVPGEKYVHGERIKCLVTSVRKGMRGPQITLSRSHPTLVKKLFALEVPEIADGTVEVAAIAREAGHRTKIAVHSTVPGVNAKGACIGPMGQRVRNVMSELHGEKIDIVDWAEDPAELVGHALSPARVTSVEIVDLAARSCRVVVPDFQLSLAIGKEGQNARLAARLTGWRIDIRSDEAPAPE